One window of Nitrososphaerota archaeon genomic DNA carries:
- a CDS encoding CBS domain-containing protein, producing MKKLLVKDLYNPNQTIALIVREDESFLNIVRKFVEAPYIRGLFVVDKSGSYQGFIKRESLLQWAKVKLGDISGLEEYLLKYSKDTTAKELIYPYSEKATVYSEDDAVKCLRLMLTYDLTDIPVLDRSSGRILGDV from the coding sequence ATGAAGAAGCTTTTGGTCAAGGACCTCTATAACCCGAACCAGACGATAGCCCTAATAGTAAGGGAAGATGAAAGCTTCCTTAACATTGTAAGAAAGTTTGTTGAAGCACCTTACATAAGAGGTCTCTTCGTGGTAGACAAGAGTGGAAGCTACCAAGGTTTCATTAAGCGTGAAAGCTTGCTACAGTGGGCAAAGGTAAAGTTGGGTGACATAAGTGGGCTAGAAGAATACCTCCTCAAATACTCAAAAGATACCACAGCAAAAGAACTAATCTACCCCTATAGTGAGAAAGCAACTGTCTATTCGGAAGATGATGCGGTAAAGTGCCTCAGGCTTATGCTGACCTACGACCTAACAGACATACCTGTATTGGATAGATCTTCGGGTCGGATCCTAGGTGATGT
- a CDS encoding carbohydrate kinase family protein, with amino-acid sequence MVDRSRLVEAILYPKPPKNIVSLPDFYLDHIISYPYGVKHFIHEVKRIAQQGGGNIINIPQNYTLGGNAANFADTLARLGLKVTLIAITNDFGYLCLQYFLKDVGVDLSHIKVDSKLSTSSIIEMQSDGKLVNVMIGEPGGLKDFSPQKLGVEDLELLKNADYICLFNWCQNKFGTELFLHIAEQVGEDAFIFFDLGDPSSRVDELKTLCKVLCRVGVGALSLNENEVYWVGKVLGCSNDDRVTLAKYISERLEGEVLLHTPNFSSHNIKGEVTKVPTFDVKLQKSTGAGDSWNAGYILGSVLNLPYEERLFLANAVAAAHITKPTFERLTLDDVVRVLNTAKVRC; translated from the coding sequence TTGGTAGATCGAAGTAGACTGGTTGAGGCTATCCTATACCCCAAGCCGCCGAAGAATATCGTCTCTCTACCAGACTTCTATTTAGATCACATAATAAGCTACCCATATGGGGTGAAGCACTTCATCCATGAGGTGAAGAGGATCGCTCAGCAAGGCGGCGGAAACATAATCAACATACCACAAAATTACACGCTCGGGGGAAATGCTGCCAACTTTGCTGACACATTAGCACGCTTAGGCTTAAAAGTGACGTTGATCGCCATCACGAACGACTTCGGCTATCTTTGCCTACAATACTTTCTCAAGGATGTGGGTGTTGACCTCTCACACATAAAAGTGGATTCTAAACTCTCTACGTCAAGCATAATAGAGATGCAGAGCGACGGTAAGCTAGTAAATGTTATGATTGGGGAGCCGGGGGGTTTAAAGGACTTTTCACCCCAAAAGCTTGGTGTAGAGGATCTCGAGCTGCTGAAGAATGCAGATTACATCTGCCTATTTAATTGGTGTCAGAACAAGTTCGGTACAGAGCTCTTTCTTCACATAGCTGAACAAGTTGGTGAAGACGCTTTCATATTCTTTGATTTAGGAGACCCGTCTAGTAGGGTAGATGAACTAAAGACGCTTTGTAAAGTGTTGTGTAGAGTAGGGGTTGGTGCCTTAAGTCTAAATGAGAATGAGGTGTATTGGGTCGGTAAGGTTTTGGGGTGCAGTAACGATGATAGAGTAACGTTAGCGAAGTATATCTCTGAAAGATTAGAAGGCGAGGTACTCCTCCATACCCCAAACTTCTCCTCACACAACATAAAAGGGGAGGTAACCAAAGTGCCAACCTTTGACGTCAAGCTCCAGAAGAGTACCGGAGCGGGCGACAGCTGGAACGCAGGCTACATACTAGGCTCTGTACTTAACCTACCTTATGAAGAGAGGCTATTTCTGGCTAACGCAGTAGCAGCAGCCCACATAACAAAACCTACCTTCGAACGGTTGACGTTAGATGATGTGGTAAGGGTGTTGAACACAGCCAAGGTTAGGTGCTGA
- a CDS encoding NUDIX hydrolase, whose translation MKREYPEHPLAAVGAVIKKDGRVLLVKRRFEPSKEKWSIPGGLVELGERVKDAVKREIYEEVGLEIRLIKLIDVVDNITRDKEGRIRYHYILSDYLAVPKGGEPRGNEEVLALGWFTPEEAAKLNLTKTSRHLLRKIGFLKPKKIGRSK comes from the coding sequence TTGAAGCGGGAGTATCCAGAGCACCCATTAGCAGCGGTAGGTGCTGTAATAAAGAAAGATGGACGGGTTCTCCTCGTTAAAAGGAGGTTCGAGCCGAGCAAAGAGAAGTGGTCGATCCCAGGAGGGTTAGTTGAATTAGGTGAACGCGTTAAGGATGCTGTTAAGCGGGAAATCTACGAAGAAGTTGGGCTGGAGATTAGGCTGATAAAACTGATAGATGTAGTTGATAACATAACGCGTGATAAGGAGGGGAGAATACGCTATCACTACATACTTTCAGACTACTTAGCTGTCCCAAAAGGCGGTGAGCCTAGGGGGAATGAGGAAGTTCTTGCTCTAGGCTGGTTTACACCAGAGGAGGCGGCTAAGCTCAATCTCACAAAGACATCCAGACATCTTTTAAGGAAGATCGGCTTCCTTAAGCCGAAGAAGATTGGTAGATCGAAGTAG
- a CDS encoding competence damage-inducible protein A, which translates to MWTPRIEIMCVGSELLLGSTINTNATWLSQEVHKLGCVAARHTVVGDDADCIAEAVREALKRHTDLLIVTGGLGPTYDDKTLEGVAKALRRRLEVNEQALKQVEAKYRELAERGAIPKFELTPARVKMATLPSKSIPIRNPVGTAPAVLINYKTFKIFCLPGVPAEMKAIFAESVAPVIKQIVGDLFVAEGCLEVKGLPESSLAPILDKVVQKWRGVYVKSHPRGFEGSEPKLEIYISVTKPSQSEAEALREEVINQLTAEICEAKGEVKRKQP; encoded by the coding sequence ATGTGGACGCCTAGAATAGAGATAATGTGCGTTGGCAGCGAATTGCTCTTAGGCTCAACCATAAACACAAACGCTACTTGGCTGTCTCAAGAGGTTCATAAACTAGGTTGCGTTGCAGCTAGGCATACCGTAGTGGGCGACGATGCGGATTGTATAGCAGAGGCGGTTAGAGAGGCTTTAAAGAGGCACACAGATCTTCTAATAGTGACTGGTGGTCTCGGCCCTACTTATGATGATAAGACGCTGGAGGGTGTTGCTAAGGCTCTCCGTAGAAGGCTTGAAGTCAACGAGCAGGCTCTAAAACAGGTCGAGGCCAAATATAGGGAGCTTGCTGAAAGGGGCGCCATACCAAAGTTTGAGTTGACACCTGCCAGAGTCAAGATGGCTACTTTGCCCTCAAAGAGCATACCGATAAGGAATCCTGTTGGGACCGCGCCTGCTGTGCTGATAAACTACAAGACTTTCAAGATCTTTTGTCTGCCAGGTGTACCAGCTGAAATGAAGGCCATATTTGCAGAGAGCGTAGCACCTGTAATCAAGCAGATAGTTGGCGACCTTTTCGTCGCCGAAGGCTGTTTAGAAGTTAAGGGTCTACCAGAGTCTTCTCTCGCACCGATCTTAGACAAAGTTGTTCAGAAGTGGCGTGGCGTCTATGTTAAGAGCCACCCACGCGGGTTCGAAGGTTCTGAGCCTAAGCTGGAGATCTACATCTCGGTAACCAAGCCTTCACAGTCTGAGGCTGAGGCTTTAAGGGAAGAGGTAATTAACCAGCTCACCGCAGAAATATGTGAAGCCAAAGGGGAGGTCAAGAGGAAGCAGCCTTGA